The Natator depressus isolate rNatDep1 chromosome 23, rNatDep2.hap1, whole genome shotgun sequence sequence gaccagagagaaggacttttgcagtaacagggtcccccgggggattgcagcgagcggtcccaggggcggaggagtctgcagctcgaccctggcaaagaggtggtgacctcaagaaggactggcacactaggggcttttcctggaaaccgtggacagctgcccggcctgcgagtggccagccgggagatgtacgctaaacgccttaagagcgacctggtggagctgtgcaggcagagggggctgcgcgtcgggaggtccaccaaggaacagctgattgcccagctggaggagagggatcgcttggatgacccgatccctgtccctgagggaagccgcccggcggacgcagcgtgggccctggggcctgaccaggctgggaggggtcagactgctgcccaggacaccccgagacccttcctacctatgcctgggggaggggttgtgggaagcccagcgaataccgagggccccctgaccccagcagccagcaggggatcctcccagcggagctccccatccctggagcggatgcggctggaatgggagagggagaggaaaatgagggagctggaggatcatgaaaaacaacgtcaacatgaggagaaacaacgtcaacatgagcaggaggagaaggagagggagcgtcaggagaaggagagggagcgtcaggagaaggagagggaacgccaggagaaggagagggaacgtcaacatgagcagcaggagaaggagaaacaaagacagcatgaactggagctggccaggctgaggagcagtggggccccggctgcggtgagtgaggggggacccaagactgcaaggagctttgataagtgcttcctggcccagcggaaggagggggaggacatagatagcttcctgacggcctttgagaatgcctgcgagctgcacagggttgaccctgcagacaggctccagttcctcacccccttactggaccccaaagccgtggaggtgtacagccggatgacaggggcagaggcaggggactatgaactgttcaaacaggccctgctccgtgagtttgggctgacccccgagatgtaccggagaaggttccggagtcagcgtaaaacgcctgaggtcacctacctacaactggtcaacaggatgcagggatatgcccgcaagtggacagcgggggcccaaactaaagaggacctgcttgacctgtttgtactggagcacctgtatgaacagtgcccttccgacctgaggctgtggctggtggacaaaaagctcgcgaacccccagcatgcagggcagctggccgacgagtttgtgaacagtcggtcagggggtagccgggaggagtcccaaaagaacaggccccccccgatgcagagagagagtcaccatggggcctcccagcggggaaatagggagaaccccctccaaaggggaacgcctggtgtcgggcccctccgacccgttcgaggggaccaacgtgacctgagctgctatcactgtggccagagaggccacgtacgggcccagtgccccgggctcagggacaaactgagcagacccaacctacccagggttaactgggtagggactcagctggacgaggggcaggcgacccaggaaaggggggctaccagtttgccacctgctcaggagggaagagtacccccagccagccccgccagagggctggaggctctggactcagggtgctcggtttacagggtgggtgcggggctgtccctccggagagagcgccttgttcccctggaggtggatgggaggaaggtcaatggatactgggatacgggcgcggaggtgacgctggcccggcccgaggtggtggccccagatcgggtggtgcccaacacctacctgaccctgacgggggtgggcgggaccccatttaaggtgcccgtggcaagggtacacctgaaatgggggaccaaggagggccccaaggatgtgggggtacaccaccatttgcccactgaagttttgatggggggagacctagaggactggccaagcgacccccagaccgccctggttgtgacccgtagccagagccggcgaggggcactgcgacctgaccctggggagggtaccacactggaggcgcgagaccctactcgggtggggagggagcgccgaggggcacggctcagagaggctgcggcctcagacctggccacggagggggaaccgggccccatcccttccccagccgctgagttccaggccgagttgaggaaagatccctccttgcagaagctcagggacctggccgacctcagtgagggacggaccatgaggagaggctgccaggagaggttcctgtgggagaaggggttcctgtaccgagaatgggctcccccaggggaaggggagtcctgtgggatcaggaggcagctggtggtcccccagaagtaccgccgcaagctcctgtccctggcccatgacatccccctcgcagggcaccagggaatccggcgcacccggcagaggttgctacagaacttttactggcccggggtctttaccaccgtccggcagtattgccgatcctgtgacccctgtcagagggtggggaaggcccgggacaaggggaaagcggcgttgagacctttgcccatcatagaggagcctttccagaaggtggccatggacatcgtggggcctctcagcaagacgacccggtcggggaagaaatacattctggtggtggtagatttcgccacccgctaccccgaggcagcgcccttagcttccattgaagcagacaccgtggcagatgcgctcctgaccattttcagccgagtggggttccccagggaagtcttgacagaccaaggctccaacttcatgtcggccctgctccggtgcttgtgggagaaatgtggggtccggcatgactgggcctcagcgtatcacccccagtccaatgggctggtggagaggtttaacgggacgctaaagatgatgctgaaaacctttatgaaccagcacccgcaggattgggacaagtacttacctcacctgctgttcgcgtacagggaggtgtcccaggagtctaccggattttcgcctttcgaactgttatatggaaggagggtgaggggccccctggacctgatgagagacgagtgggaggggaaggccactcccgatggagagtcagtggtggagtatgtcctgaccttccgagagagactggctgaactcatgggcctggccagggagaatctggccagagcccagaagaagcagaaggtctggtatgaccgcacggcgcgggcccgtgcctacgccaccggggatcaggtgatggttctcatccccgtgagaaagaacaaactacaggccgcctgggagggcccgttcaaggtcgtcaagcagctcaatgaggtaaactatgtggtggagctgtcgaaccgggcccaccaccgccgggtgtaccatgtgaatatgatgaagccatattatgccagggggaatgtggtgttagctgtgtgtggtcagtgggaggagcagggagatgaccctttagtagatctattccctgggaccagagctggttcccccctggaaacaatccccctctcggatcagctcacccctgcccagcaagctgaggtcaggggggtgctgcatccgtaccgacagctgttttccaaccagcctggacgcactaatctgactgtccaccgggtgcagacagggtcgcacccgccaataagatgctcccccttctgagtcacagggaaaactgctcaggacctggaaagagaggtccgggacatgctggctttgggggtgatccagccatcggccagcccttgggcctcgccggtggtgctggtccccaaaaaggatgggtcagtccggttctgtgtggactatcggaagctcaatgccatcactgtatctgatgcctaccccatgcccaggccggacgagctcctagacaagctgggaggagctcggtaccttaccaccatggaccttacaaagggctactggcaagtgccgctggatgcagatgcccggctgaaatcggcctttatcacccctctggggctctatgagtttctgaccctgcctttcggcctcaagggagcgccggccaccttccagcgcctggtggaccagctcctgagggggatggagagttttgccgtggcgtatattgacgacatctgtgtctttagccagacctgggaggaccacgtgtcccaggttagacaagtgctggaccgactccagggggctgggctgactgtcaaagcggagaagtgcaaggtggggatggctgaagtatcttacctgggccatcgggtggggagcggccgcctaaagccggaaccggccaaggtggaggtgatcagagactggcccgctccccacaccaaaaagcaggtccaagcctttattgggatggcaggatactaccgaagatttgtgccccactttagcgccatagccacccccatcactgagctatgcaagaaggggaagccagacgaggtggtctggaccgagcagtgccaggaggctttccgggcgctgaaggaggctctggtcagtggcccagttctagcaaacccagactttgacaagccctttgtggtgttcactgacgcctccgacacgggactgggggcggtgttaatgcaggaggatggaaagggggagagacaccccatcgtgtacctgagcaagaagttgctaccccgggagcaacactacgcggccatcgagaaggagtgcctggccatggtgtgggccctcaagaaactagagccctatctcttcgggcgacacttcaccgtgtacaccgaccactctcccctgacctggctgcaccagatgaaaggagccaacgccaagctcctgaggtggagcctgctcctgcaggattacgacatggacgtggtccatgtgaagggaagtgccaacctgatagcggatgcgctgtcccggagagggggccccgaacttccccaggtcactggtcacagtgaccccgctcagttcagtctcgaaggggggaggagtccaggccctgcacccctcttcctgggattcagtgagactctcagccagccagtaaaacagaaggtttattggacaacaggaacacagtccaaaacagagcttgtgggtacacccaggacccctcagtgaagtccttctgggggagcagggagcttagaccccagccctggggttccctgtgttcctccccccagcccccaaactgaaacaaaacccaccgagcaggttccctgctgcagcctccgtccacattcctgggcagaggtgttacctccccctccccctcctggctcaggtgacaggctctcaggtctcccgtccccagggcacattcccaggtcaacactcccccctccctgctgcgtcacatcatcacatgcccacctctgcttttccattgcatcgccaaccacaccgagccttccccgagctcctggctgggcgacgcacgtctgccaagtgccccggtgccggccgtctagcctggtgccagtcaggaagcgggcagTGGCATGCGCACAGgcgggagtctggggcggctcgacagaaggggtcgcaccagtcgagcccggaggggacggagacaaggaggagggtttggcagggctggtgggaaggcacgggaaggtggcacaggttattagatgaggcattgggctgggacccaggagagctgtgttcagttccccgctcctctgtaagtcttctgtgtgagatcagatgagggagagcaggtccttgctctgcggggggggtttgagagcct is a genomic window containing:
- the LOC141976630 gene encoding uncharacterized protein LOC141976630 gives rise to the protein MYAKRLKSDLVELCRQRGLRVGRSTKEQLIAQLEERDRLDDPIPVPEGSRPADAAWALGPDQAGRGQTAAQDTPRPFLPMPGGGVVGSPANTEGPLTPAASRGSSQRSSPSLERMRLEWERERKMRELEDHEKQRQHEEKQRQHEQEEKERERQEKERERQEKERERQEKERERQHEQQEKEKQRQHELELARLRSSGAPAADG